A genomic segment from Odontesthes bonariensis isolate fOdoBon6 chromosome 8, fOdoBon6.hap1, whole genome shotgun sequence encodes:
- the pthlha gene encoding parathyroid hormone-like hormone a: MFFSRRVLQQWCFALFLLCSPVPHDGRPIDALSSRIKRSVAHTQLMHDKSRTLQDVRRRMWLQELLDVVHTAEVRDLPLRTTGASGGSSGAVAVVLPGVGNNLSTTGSTLPSKPPGGTKNLPISFQVDEEEGTNLPQETNKSQAYKDSVLKVPGKRRKKGKSSKRREGEKRKRRARSLGWRLEDEAGSGLHLEWRSLLGLQRALH; encoded by the exons ATGTTCTTCTCCAGGAGGGTCCTGCAGCAGTGGTGCTTCGCCCTGTTCctgctctgctctccggtgCCCCATGACGGACGGCCCATCGATGCCCTGAGCAGCAGAAT AAAACGCTCAGTGGCTCACACTCAGCTGATGCACGACAAAAGTCGGACGCTGCAGGACGTCAGGCGCCGCATgtggctgcaggagctgctggacGTCGTCCACACGGCAGAGGTCCGTGACCTCCCGCTCCGGACCACGGGGGCGAGCGGAGGCAGCAGCGGCGCCGTCGCCGTGGTGCTGCCGGGGGTCGGCAACAATCTGAGCACCACCGGCAGCACCCTGCCATCCAAACCCCCTGGAGGAACCAAGAACCTGCCCATCAGCTTCCAGGTGGACGAGGAGGAGGGCACCAACCTGCCGCAGGAGACCAACAAGTCCCAGGCGTACAAGGACAGCGTGCTGAAGGTGCCCGgcaagaggaggaagaaagggAAGTCCAGCAAGAGGAGGGAAggggagaagaggaagaggagggcgCGTTCGTTGGGCTGGAGGCTGGAAGACGAAGCCGGGAGCGGACTCCACCTGGAGTGGAGGTCCCTGCTCGGCCTGCAGAGGGCACTGCATTGA
- the c4h11orf98 gene encoding uncharacterized protein C11orf98 homolog gives MSPPGGKINRPKTELGRNLFKRRRVLSREKRKKHLIVGAVVDEGLITVHHLKKRKSSARANITLSGKKRRKLLKQLQHLQQEKATMEVEAAPQKKKDSSSAAPTQKKEKKKKNASEGRGDVEMADVE, from the exons ATGTCGCCTCCAGGAGGAAAGATAAACAGGCCGAAAACT GAGTTGGGAAGGAATCTTTTCAAGAGGCGGCGAGTTCTGAGCcgagagaagaggaagaagcaCCTGATCGTCGGAGCCGTGGTGGACGAAGGTCTCATCACCGTCCATCACCTGAAGAAGAGAAA GTCGAGTGCGAGGGCCAACATCACTCTGTCTGGGAAGAAGAGACGgaagctgctgaagcagctgcaGCACCTGCAGCAGGAGAAGGCCACCATGGAGG TGGAAGCAGCACCGCAGAAGAAGAAGGACTCCTCCTCAGCAGCTCCGACccagaagaaggagaagaagaagaagaacgccTCTGAAGGCCGCGGTGATGTGGAGATGGCAGATGTGGAATGA